From one Nilaparvata lugens isolate BPH chromosome 2, ASM1435652v1, whole genome shotgun sequence genomic stretch:
- the LOC120349757 gene encoding uncharacterized protein LOC120349757 has product MADQVRAVLEHYKDNPDPVGLPDTVYKIPDPMPIPTIRQTSGYATLTMFNCSVYGLSRFRIESVYTNLAELQMVAELRIENLEVRGNYTLTSWLSRSADSCMVKLSDVYVVGLAEMSIAREGHLQASRIDMDISVDEINLDFQNLGFLASLFQGMMNSVGVFVFDSIKPFILNAVNADLRNGIDKAAREIKMTFPNSIPPLDLAIAEGRKRVMSLGYDPYMFPDYSQSAGMFGMYMTNMWVTGLGSFYRVGNMTVSMQNHVVQIGVSVGTDELMGNCHWQISAAGLYSHAGATSFTVEYVQVEAKLNQALDIRKHPVLESLDMTVGNIQLRHEGTGSLDYALELLVNLLPNILRYQIVDALEDPLRRRFQEILNSVDVEKIINEEIPKLEKMISQTKTLQVK; this is encoded by the exons ATGGCAGATCAGGTACGAGCGGTTCTCGAGCATTACAAGGACAACCCCGACCCAGTCGGTCTGCCCGATACCGTCTACAAAATACCCGACCCCATGCCAATCCCCACAATCAGACAAACCTCAGGCTATGCCACCCTCACCATGTTCAACTGCTCCGTCTACGGTCTGTCAAGGTTCCGCATCGAGAGCGTCTACACGAACCTGGCCGAGCTACAGATGGTGGCCGAGCTGAGGATAGAGAACCTGGAAGTGAGAGGGAACTACACTCTCACCTCTTGGTTATCCCGATCAGCTGATAGTTGCATGGTGAAACTGAGTGACGTCTACGTGGTTGGTTTGGCTGAGATGAGCATTGCTCGTGAAGGTCACCTGCAGGCATCCAGGATTGACATGGATATATCTGTCGATGAGATCAACCTCGACTTTCAGAACCTTGGGTTCCTGGCTTCACTGTTCCAGGGCATGATGAACTCTGTCGGTGTGTTTGTGTTTGACTCGATCAAGCCGTTCATCTTGAATGCGGTCAACGCGGATTTGAGGAATGGGATTGATAAGGCAGCGCGCGAAATAAAGATGACATTCCCCAACTCTATCCCGCCTTTGGATTTGGCCATTGCAGAGGGCAGGAAACGGGTGATGAGCCTTGGATATGACCCATACATG TTTCCAGATTACTCGCAAAGCGCAGGCATGTTCGGCATGTACATGACAAACATGTGGGTGACAGGCCTTGGGTCGTTCTACCGTGTGGGCAACATGACAGTGTCCATGCAGAACCACGTGGTGCAAATAGGCGTCAGTGTGGGCACAGATGAGCTCATGGGCAACTGTCATTGGCAGATATCGGCAGCTGGGCTCTACTCACATGCAGGGGCCACTTCATTCACTGTCGAATATGTACAG GTTGAAGCCAAGCTGAACCAAGCCCTGGACATCAGAAAGCATCCAGTCCTGGAGAGCCTCGACATGACAGTTGGCAACATCCAGTTGAGACATGAAGGCACCGGATCTCTGGACTATGCACTTGAGCTACTCGTCAACCTCCTACCCAACATTCTGCGTTACCAGATCGTTGACGCTCTCGAGGATCCGCTCAGACGGCGGTTCCAGGAGATTCTCAACAGTGTGGATGTGGAGAAGATCATCAACGAGGAGATACCCAAATTGGAGAAGATGATCTCACAGACCAAAACGCTTCAAGTCAAGTGA